In Desulfovibrio sp. TomC, the sequence GCCGGCCGAGGACCTTGACGGCGGTGGCCGTGCCGGCCCGGACCACTTCCTTGAGCAGACAATCCATGACGTAGGCGGTCTGCGGCGAAAAGACCTGCTTGATCTCGGGCTTGTTGACCCAGATTTCCTCGCCCCAGGGGCTTTTGACGTCGAGGACAAACCGGGGATTGATGATGGATCCGTCCCGGGCAAAGGCCGAATAGGCCCGGACCATGTCCATCAGATTGACGGCGACCGCCCCGAGGCTGACCGGCAAAAACGGCCCGAAATCCCCGCGCAGCCCCAGTTCATGGGCGCGGTCCACGATTTTTTTCATGCCCACCTGCTGGGCCACGCGCACCGTGACGAGGTTTTTGGATTTGGCCAGGGCGGAGCGGATGGTCATGGGGCCGCCGTAGTCGCCCTCGTAGTTGCCCGGGGTCCAGGCCACATGGGTCCAGGGGTCGACGTAGGTGAACGGACCGTCCATGACCACCGTGGCCGGGGTCATGCCGTTGTCCATGGCCACGGAATAGACAATGGGCTTAAATGATGACCCGGGCTGGCGAAAGGACTGGGTGGCCCGGTTGAACTGGCTCTTTTCAAAGGAGAAGCCGCCCACGCAGGCCAGCACCTCGCCGGTGCGCGGGTCCATGGACACGATGGCCCCTTCGATACGCGGCTCCAGCTGCATGGCCAGCTTCCACATGGGCCGCCCGGACTTGGTCACGACCGCCGGGGCGGGGGTTTCGGCCGGTTTCCCCTTCTTGCCGGCCGGGGCTGCTGTCGGGGCTGGTTTTTCCGCCCCGGGCTTGTCCGGCACGGCGGTCACCGAGGCCCAGACCAGATCGCCCACTTCCACCTTGCCCTTGGCCCAGCTCATGTCCTCGGCCGGTATCAGGCCGTACTTGTCGCCAAAACGGACGATTGCGCCCGAGGGACTCACCTCCTGGACCAGGGCCTTGACCCATCGTCCCGGGTTCAGGAGCGACTCCGGCACGTTGGAACGTTCGTAAAAATCCCCGTATTTGTCTTTCTCCAGCTTCTCCAGGGTCGGCTTGAACCCCCGCCGCTTTTCCGAGGCCACAAGCCCCTCGCGAAGCGCCCGCTCGGCCGCTTCCTGGTGTTTGAGATCGACGGCGGTGTGGACATGCAGGCCGCCGTTGTACACCTGATCCTCGCCAAAGCGGTCGATCAGTTCCCGGCGCACCTCTTCCAGATAAAACGGGGCCACTTCCCAGGACGGATCGGGCATGCTCTTAAAGACCAGGGCCTCGGCCACGGCAGCGTCGTGCTGGGCCTGGGTGATCCAGTTCTGGGCCAGCATGCGGCCAAGGACGTATTTCTGGCGGCTCTTGGCCGATTCAAAATCACGGAACGGGCTGTAGCGGCTGGGAGCCTGGGGCAGGCCGGCCAGCAGCGCCGCCTGGGCAATGGTCAGGTCGCCCACATGGACGCCGAAATAGGTCCGGGCCGCCGCTTCCACGCCGTAGGCCCGGGAGCCGAGGTAGATCTGGTTCAAATAGATGGTCAGGATCTCGTCCTTGGTCAGGTACTTCTCCAGGCGGTAGGCTAAGATGGCTTCCTTGATTTTGCGCGTGTAGCTTTTTTCCGAGGACAAAAGCAGGCGCTTGATGATCTGCTGGGTGATGGTGGACCCGCCCTGCTTGCGGCTGCCCTGCTGCAGGTTTTTGATCATGGCCCGGACAATGGCCGAGAAGTCCACGCCCTCATGCTGATAGAAGGTGGAGTCTTCGGCGGCCAGAAAGGCCTTGGGCAGAAAATCGGGCATTTCCGAGAGCGTCACCAGGAAACGCTTTTCGGAATAGAGGTAGCCGAGCACCTTGTTGCCCCGGGCGTAGATGGTGGTGACCAGGGGCGGGCGGTAGTCGGTGATCTTGCGAAAGCTCGGCAGGTCGCTCGAGGCCCAGTAATAGAGGCCGATGCCG encodes:
- a CDS encoding penicillin-binding protein 1A encodes the protein MKKFLILLAILGFVGLVSGLAGGIGLYYWASSDLPSFRKITDYRPPLVTTIYARGNKVLGYLYSEKRFLVTLSEMPDFLPKAFLAAEDSTFYQHEGVDFSAIVRAMIKNLQQGSRKQGGSTITQQIIKRLLLSSEKSYTRKIKEAILAYRLEKYLTKDEILTIYLNQIYLGSRAYGVEAAARTYFGVHVGDLTIAQAALLAGLPQAPSRYSPFRDFESAKSRQKYVLGRMLAQNWITQAQHDAAVAEALVFKSMPDPSWEVAPFYLEEVRRELIDRFGEDQVYNGGLHVHTAVDLKHQEAAERALREGLVASEKRRGFKPTLEKLEKDKYGDFYERSNVPESLLNPGRWVKALVQEVSPSGAIVRFGDKYGLIPAEDMSWAKGKVEVGDLVWASVTAVPDKPGAEKPAPTAAPAGKKGKPAETPAPAVVTKSGRPMWKLAMQLEPRIEGAIVSMDPRTGEVLACVGGFSFEKSQFNRATQSFRQPGSSFKPIVYSVAMDNGMTPATVVMDGPFTYVDPWTHVAWTPGNYEGDYGGPMTIRSALAKSKNLVTVRVAQQVGMKKIVDRAHELGLRGDFGPFLPVSLGAVAVNLMDMVRAYSAFARDGSIINPRFVLDVKSPWGEEIWVNKPEIKQVFSPQTAYVMDCLLKEVVRAGTATAVKVLGRPIAGKTGTTNDFQDAWFMGFSPYLLTGCYIGFDQPKSMGKGETGGRASLPIWLSYRKAVEEDYPVEDFSRPPGIFMGTVDGVPMAFKEGTEKGSMATIMDEEQEKAFLTDPNAPLGKGEDLLKQMF